Genomic segment of Mycolicibacterium sarraceniae:
CTCGGCCCGCGCGGTCACCTCGCCTTCCTCACCCCTGTCGTAGAGCGACGCGTACTTGATCGGGTCGACCAGCTTGCCGTCGGCGTCATAGCCGACGTTCTGGGTGAACCGGTAGGTGGTCAGCCCGTTGACATCCTCTTGACCGTCGTAGTTAGCGTCGAATGGCTTCTGCGCGATCGGATCGAAATACGGGTACGTCTTCTTCTCGGTGCCGAACGGGAATCGGTAGGCCAGGCCCTCGTGCGGCAGCGCAATATTGGTCGGCGGCCTGTTGTCCTCGACGGTCCGTGGCTTCTGCACCGACCCGCCCGGGTGGGTGTCATCGGAGACCGCCAGCGCGGTGCTGCGATTGACCGTCACGGTGTCGACCATGGCGAGCAACAATCCGTTGTCCTGCTGCTTATCGCTGCGGCGGACGCTGGTGCCGACCTGCAGCGTCACCACATCGGCATTGGCCGGCGACTCGACGGTGATCTGCTGCTGCGACACCAGGGGCACGTTCTTGTCGACCACGAACTTCTCGCCCAACAGCGACGAGGGGTCCAGCGTGGTGCCGGTTCCGTCGCTGACCAGAGTTTCGTCGATATCGAGCGGAATCTTCTTGATCTTGCCGGAGGTGTAGGTCGACAACAGCAGCGCGGCAATCAACAGGGCGGCCCCGAGCCCGATGATGCCGTATGCCGTGATACGCAACATACCCGCGCGATTCACGCTGCCGTGGCCTCCCTCACTCACAATGATGTTTTGCACTACCCGACGGCGAAGCGAACGTGTCTGACCCTAACAGCAGAGCCCAGGGCACTGGCCCGTTAGGAGGTCATCGCCACTGGTGTGATCAGCCCACGAGTACCCACTTTCGCGGCCGGCAGGTCCTGAGGGGCACACTGGCGCCATGACACGGAAGGCGGAGCAGGTCGGGGGAACCCGCAGCTTCCTGCCGGCCGTCGAAGGCATGCGCGCCTGCGCGGCCATGGGCGTGGTGCTCACCCACGTCGCCTTCCAGACCGGCACCAACACCGCGGTGCTGGGACGCCTTCTGCACCGCTTCGACCTAGCCGTGGCGGTGTTCTTCGCGCTGTCGGGATTCCTGCTGTGGCGCGGTCACGCGGCCGCCGCGCGCGGGCTGCGCCAGCGCCCGCCCACCGGCCACTATCTGCGCTCGCGGCTGGTGCGCATCATGCCCGGTTACGTGGTCGCCGTCGTCGTCATCCTGACCCTGCTGCCCGAGGCCAACCACGCCAGCTGGACGGTGTGGTGGGCCAACCTCACGCTCACCCAGGTCTACGTCCCCCTCACGCTGACCGCTGGGCTCACTCAGATGTGGAGCCTGTCGGTGGAGGTGAGCTTCTACCTCGCACTGCCGATCCTGGCGTTCCTCGCGCGCCGGCTGCCGGTGCGGGCCAGGATCCCGGTGATCACCCTGGTGGCGCTGGCGAGTCTGGCCTGGGGCCTGCTGCCGATCCACACCGCGCAGGGCGTGAACTTCCTGAACTGGCCGCCGGGGTACGCCTCCTGGTTCGCCGCGGGGATGCTGCTCGCCGAGTTCACCGTGAGCCCGGTCGGCTGGATGCACAAGCTGGCCCGAAACTGGTGGGCCATCACGGGGATCGCACTGGTGGCCTATCTGATCTCGGCCTCGCCGCTGGCGGGCCCGAAGGATCTTGTCCCGGCGACCCTGGGACAGTTCGTCATTCGCACGGCCATGGGGGCCATCGTGGCGGGTGCGCTGCTGGCGCCGTTGGTGCTCGATCGTCCCGACACCCCGCACCAGATTCTGGGCAGCCGGTTCATGGTCACGCTCGGGCGCTGGTCCTACGGCCTGTTCGTGTGGCATCTGGCCGCGTTGGTGATGGTCTTCCCGATGGTCGGCAAGTTCATGTTCAACGGAAATCTGATCGTGATGCTGGTCCTGACGTTGGTGCTGGGCTTCGCGATGGCGGCGGTCAGCTATGCCCTGATCGAATCGCCGTGCCGGAATATGTTGCGGCGTTGGGAGTATCGAAGCAAGACTCCGGTGCCGCCACTGGATAGTTCGGTCAGCGACGCACCCGAGCCGGTTATTGCGCGCTGATGACCGGCCCTGCCGGTCACTAAGCCTGTAACCGGGCGATGACCTCAGCGCGCACCGCGGACCGCCGGGCCTTGCCGGCATCGTCGCGCAGCGGGGTGTCGACGAATTCCACCGTGCGCGGCACCTTGTAGTCGGATAGCCGCTGCGCCACGAAGGACGCCACCTCGTCCGCGCTGAGCCCTGCACCGTCGGTGTGCACCAACGCATACGGCACTTGGCCGAGGTCCTCATGCGGCACCCCGACCACCAGGCAGGACAGCACGGCCGGATGCTCGGCCAGCGCGTTCTCGATCTCGGCGGGGTACACATTGCGCCCGCCGACGGTGAACATGTCGACGCGCCGGTCGGCCAGGTACAGGTACCCCTCGTCGTCGAACCAGCCCAGATCGCCCAGTGAGTCCCAGCCGTCGCGGGACTTGGCGGTGCTGCCGATGTAGCGGTAGGTGGGAGCAGACCCCACGGCCGGGCGCAGGTAGATCTCGCCGAGCACCCCGGGCGGGCACTCGTTGCCGTCGTCGTCGAGCACCTTCATCTCGCCGGCCACCACTCGACCGACCGAGCCGCGGTGCGTCAGCCACTCCGAGCCGCTGATGAACGTCAACGCCTGAAGTTCGGTGCCGCCGTACAGTTCCCACACCGCATCCGGGCCCAGAAGCTCGATCCAGGCTTCCTTGATGTTCGGCGGGCACGGTGCCGCAAGGTGCCACAGCCTGCGCAACGATGACAGGTCGTAGGCATCGGGGTTGGCGTGATAGACCGGTAGCAGCCGCTGGAGGATCGTGGGGACGGTGGCCAGGTAGTTCACCCGATAGTCACTGACCAGGCGCAGGAAGTGCGCCGGGTCGAAGCGGCGCATCAACACCAGGTGTTGCCCGGTCAACAGGGCCAGCGCCGCCGACGTGAAGCCGGTGTTGTGGCTCAAGGGCACCGGCAGCAGTTGGGTGTCGGTCGGTTCGTTGCCCATCGACGCCGCCAGCAGATCGGCCGGTACCCGGCTGTCACCGCCGGCTTCGATCAGCTTGGGTCGGCCCGTGCTTCCGCCGGAGGCCAGCGACTTCCACACCGGTGAAACCGCCTCGGGCAGTGGGCCATCCGACAGGTCCGGGCTGCCGGTGAAATCGGCGTCCACCGATGGCAGCACACCCCGCGGATCGGCCCGGCCCACCAGCAGGGCGCGCGGGACGAGATCGAGCAGACCCTCGAATTCGGCGTCAGGCAGCCTCGGGGACAGCGGCTGGGGAATCGCTCCGAGTTTCCACACCGCCACCGTCGCCAGCACCCACTCAATCGAGTTCGGCACCGCGATCGTGACGTAATCGCCTTGTTTGACCCCGAGTTCGGCATAGGCGCGCGCCAGCCGGTTGGATGCCGAATCCAGTTCTGCGCGGGTGATGGAGCGGCCGTCGGCGCTAACCGCCGGGCGATTGGGCGCCTCGGCGGCGAGTTGGCTCAGGCGGGTTCCGATCGGGGGGATCGCATCACTCATAAGCACCTCGCCTGGAGAAGATGGCGCGGGGATTGTCCACCAGCATGGTCGTGATCTGGTCGTCGGTGACACCGCGTCGGCGCAGCGCAGGCAGCACGTCGTTGTGGATGCGGCGGTAGTGCCAATTGGGCAGTACCACCGCCACCACGTCCTCCGGCAGCCAGTCGATGTAGCAGGACGCGTCGTGCGAGAGGACCATCTTGTCGGCGTGGCCGCGTTCGCACATCCGCGCGACGGTGTCGACCCGGTCGTCGAAGCTGAGCATGCTGTCCAGGCCGAACCGGTCCATACCGAGGTAGGAGCCGGCCGCGATCAGCTCCTGCCGGTAGCCCAGATCGGTGATTTCCCTTACGAATAGCTCGGTCATGATCTCCGGGCCGTCCAGCATCGTTCCGGGACCGCTGAAGTGGAAGTACATCGGGACGTCGTTATGGGTGTAGATGCCAGTGGCCACCACGATCTGCAGATCGTTCTGCGCGGCCACCCGGTCTCGACCTGTGACAGTGCTGTCAGATCAGGTGCAGCCATACCCGGCACCCTAACGGGAAATGCTTGTGTCCTCGGCGGTTTCGCTGTCAGTTTGCGGTGCCTGCCTGTACGCGACCGAGGCGGCCAGGGTGCCCACCGCGATCAGGGCCAGCAGTTGCACCCAGAGGGAGTGGCCGATATAGCCGTCGACCGAGCGCCACGGATACCGCGACAGCAGGGCACCCGCCGCGATCAGCCCGCAGGCGCTGGCCGCCAGTGTCACCCGGTCGCGCAGCCGGGCCCGGTGGCGCAGCAGGTAGCCAAGCACCATGGCGGTGCCGAACACGACCAGGCCGCCGACCCCGGCGATCAGCCCACCGGCAACCAGCACGCCCGCGCCGGTCAGCACGGGCAGCGACCACGGCCGAACCGGGTCGCGGCCGGCCTGCCGGCGGCGCGGCGGCACCAACGCCAGCAGCAACAGCAGTGGCAGCAACGACAGGCCGGCGAAGAGGCCGATCCGGTACCCGCGGTTCGACGGGAAGCTCACCGCGACAGGGCCCTGCTCACCGGCGGGCACGACCCAGCCTTGTTGCCACCCGTTGACCACCACGGGTGTCAGGGTGACCCCATCCGGCAGCCGGGCGACCCAGCCGGGGTTGACGCTCTCGGGGACGACCAGCACCCGCGCGGTAGGCGCGCGGGTCACGGTGAATTCCCTGTGGTCCGGTCTCCAGCTGGTGACCTCGGCGGGAGTTGTTGGTGCGGTGGGTATTTGGCCTGCCTGCGGCCCGGTGAGCTGTGCCCCGTCCACGACGAATGCCGACCCGGGACTGATCAGCAGCTCTTGCTCGCCGGCCGGAAGGGCGATCG
This window contains:
- a CDS encoding AMP-binding protein, whose product is MSDAIPPIGTRLSQLAAEAPNRPAVSADGRSITRAELDSASNRLARAYAELGVKQGDYVTIAVPNSIEWVLATVAVWKLGAIPQPLSPRLPDAEFEGLLDLVPRALLVGRADPRGVLPSVDADFTGSPDLSDGPLPEAVSPVWKSLASGGSTGRPKLIEAGGDSRVPADLLAASMGNEPTDTQLLPVPLSHNTGFTSAALALLTGQHLVLMRRFDPAHFLRLVSDYRVNYLATVPTILQRLLPVYHANPDAYDLSSLRRLWHLAAPCPPNIKEAWIELLGPDAVWELYGGTELQALTFISGSEWLTHRGSVGRVVAGEMKVLDDDGNECPPGVLGEIYLRPAVGSAPTYRYIGSTAKSRDGWDSLGDLGWFDDEGYLYLADRRVDMFTVGGRNVYPAEIENALAEHPAVLSCLVVGVPHEDLGQVPYALVHTDGAGLSADEVASFVAQRLSDYKVPRTVEFVDTPLRDDAGKARRSAVRAEVIARLQA
- a CDS encoding DUF3068 domain-containing protein — encoded protein: MNRAGMLRITAYGIIGLGAALLIAALLLSTYTSGKIKKIPLDIDETLVSDGTGTTLDPSSLLGEKFVVDKNVPLVSQQQITVESPANADVVTLQVGTSVRRSDKQQDNGLLLAMVDTVTVNRSTALAVSDDTHPGGSVQKPRTVEDNRPPTNIALPHEGLAYRFPFGTEKKTYPYFDPIAQKPFDANYDGQEDVNGLTTYRFTQNVGYDADGKLVDPIKYASLYDRGEEGEVTARAELWGLPGPPEEPITMTRFYAAQRTFWVDPVTGVIVKSSEHANHYYARDPLRPEMELADYKVTSSEQTIESRVASARDERDRVGLWSRVLPISFTAAGLVALVGGVLLGTFSIRAESALIEPGLDTADHGFFGKDETGPMPAAEAATEKLPAARPDLEPPPPQR
- a CDS encoding acyltransferase family protein, producing MTRKAEQVGGTRSFLPAVEGMRACAAMGVVLTHVAFQTGTNTAVLGRLLHRFDLAVAVFFALSGFLLWRGHAAAARGLRQRPPTGHYLRSRLVRIMPGYVVAVVVILTLLPEANHASWTVWWANLTLTQVYVPLTLTAGLTQMWSLSVEVSFYLALPILAFLARRLPVRARIPVITLVALASLAWGLLPIHTAQGVNFLNWPPGYASWFAAGMLLAEFTVSPVGWMHKLARNWWAITGIALVAYLISASPLAGPKDLVPATLGQFVIRTAMGAIVAGALLAPLVLDRPDTPHQILGSRFMVTLGRWSYGLFVWHLAALVMVFPMVGKFMFNGNLIVMLVLTLVLGFAMAAVSYALIESPCRNMLRRWEYRSKTPVPPLDSSVSDAPEPVIAR